TTCGTCGCCGGGGCTGAAGAAGGTCGTATCGACCGGCGGGAACAGCACCGTGCTCTTGCGGCGGTAGGTCTTGAAGATCCGGCGACCGACGTAGGCGCTGTTGCTCAAGAACTCATCGACGCCGGTCGCGCTACGCACGTCCCAGTTGCGGATGTAGTGCAACAACGCTCGGGCCATGAACAGCTTCGGCGTGGCGATCGGGCCGCTGCGATGGAGCTTGCTCTCGGACAGGTACTGGTTCTGCAGGTCCCACGCCCAACGCGGCGGCGAGTGGCAGTAGCTGATGTGCAACTGATCCGGCCGGGTGATCACGCCCTTGGCCGCGAGGTAACTGCTCGACAGAACCACGTCGTAGTCGCTGACGTTCAGCTGCTCGATCGCCAACGGCATCAGTGGCAGATACGCCCGGTGCTTGCTCTTGGCCAACGGCAATCGCTGGATGAACGACGTCTTGACCGGCTTGTTGCGGATGAACTGCCGCTTCTCGGCCGGAACGAAGTCGATCAGCGAGAACAGATCGGCATGCGGGAACACCTCGAGCATCTGTTCGAGAACCCGCTCGGCACCCGCATAAGTGTAAAGAAAGTCGTGGACGATGGCGACGCGTGGCTGATCGGTGGGCGCTTCCTCGGAACTCATCAAATCGGCCTCGCTCGGTGCGTCTTCCGAGGTATTAGAAAATTCAGTCGCCGCCTTTTCAAAGCGATTCAGGGCATGCAGCGAGTAGTCGCTGAGCAGACGTGACATGAGCGACAGGCGGTGGGCGGCCGACTCGATGTTTGAGCCGTCGAGCTTGTCCGCCGGGATCACGATCGAAAGCCGCATCTGCTCGCCCAACCGGCGCTGTCGAACCGGGAACTCGGCGGTGAGCGGTGCGACCGTCGGATTTTCGTTGCTCTCGGCGTGTCCGGGGCGATCCCAGCGCTGCGCGAACGGCTCGCCGTCCCGATGCAGACCGCTGAGCGTCATCCGCCGTACGTCGAGCATCTCCGCGGCAGCAATCAACTGCACCCACCACTGCTCGAAGGTGCGGGCCTTGCCTAGTTTGAGTTGGGCGTCTTCATACTTCTTGGTCCAGTAACTCGAATCACGCTTGGCCGCCCGGTTGCGACGCAGGGCTCGGAAAGTCTCACGCGCCCGCACCGACCCAGCAAGTCGGAACAGTCCCACCATCAACGGGATCAACAGCGACAATCCGCCGAGCGTGGCCCAGCCGTTCCCGAAGCCCGCGACCAGCGCGACAATCGCCGCCGTGGCCGTGACGCCCCAGATCAGGAACACCGCATAACGGTGGGTCAGGCCGACATGCAAAAGCCGGTGGTGGATGTGCTCCTGCTCGGCCGCGAAGATGCTGCGGCGGTGTAGGATGGGCCGGCGGATCATGGTCAGTGCCGTGTCCATCAACGGCACCGACAGTGCGATGGCCGGCACGATCAGGGCGTGCAGCGTGCCGATCCGCGCTGCCCCCTCGGCCGCGTTCGGTGGCGACGCGTGCAGCACGGCCAAGGCCGAGATGCCAAAGCCGAGCGACATCGAGCCGCAGTCACCCATGAACGTCTTGGCCGGGTGAATGTTGAACGGCAGGAACCCGAGCAAGGCACCGCACCACGCCAACGAGATCACCGCCACCATGACCGATCCGTCGCTGATGCTCATCGCCGCGATGACGCCGAAGACGATCAACGAAATGCCGGCAGCCAGGCCGTCGAGCCCATCGATGAAGTTGACCGCGACCACCACGGTCACGATCCACAGCATCGTCAACGGCCACGCCGCCCAGCCGAGTTGGATCACTTGCGTTCCGTCACGCCAAACGATCTCGTCGACACGAATGCCCGCCCCGCAGAGCGTCGCCGAAGCTGCCAGGAGGACGAGCAGCTTGTACTTGCCCGGGATGTTGAACGCATCGTCCGCGAGCCCCAACGCGAAGATCGCGACCGACGCGAGTAAGAACGTCCAGCCCCGCCCCACGGACACCATGTCGTGAAAAACGTCTTCGCGGAGCAACAGCAGCACTGGCACGGCCGCGACGGCGACCGCGACGAAAAAAGCGATCCCGCCGACCCGAGGCATCGGCATCGCATGCACTTTTCGCGCGTCCGGGTTGTCGATCAGGTTCCACGCCCAAGCCAGCCGG
The window above is part of the Planctomycetota bacterium genome. Proteins encoded here:
- a CDS encoding glycosyltransferase, whose amino-acid sequence is MTATAAYFIALLVAAGVAAMLVLPTRRLAWAWNLIDNPDARKVHAMPMPRVGGIAFFVAVAVAAVPVLLLLREDVFHDMVSVGRGWTFLLASVAIFALGLADDAFNIPGKYKLLVLLAASATLCGAGIRVDEIVWRDGTQVIQLGWAAWPLTMLWIVTVVVAVNFIDGLDGLAAGISLIVFGVIAAMSISDGSVMVAVISLAWCGALLGFLPFNIHPAKTFMGDCGSMSLGFGISALAVLHASPPNAAEGAARIGTLHALIVPAIALSVPLMDTALTMIRRPILHRRSIFAAEQEHIHHRLLHVGLTHRYAVFLIWGVTATAAIVALVAGFGNGWATLGGLSLLIPLMVGLFRLAGSVRARETFRALRRNRAAKRDSSYWTKKYEDAQLKLGKARTFEQWWVQLIAAAEMLDVRRMTLSGLHRDGEPFAQRWDRPGHAESNENPTVAPLTAEFPVRQRRLGEQMRLSIVIPADKLDGSNIESAAHRLSLMSRLLSDYSLHALNRFEKAATEFSNTSEDAPSEADLMSSEEAPTDQPRVAIVHDFLYTYAGAERVLEQMLEVFPHADLFSLIDFVPAEKRQFIRNKPVKTSFIQRLPLAKSKHRAYLPLMPLAIEQLNVSDYDVVLSSSYLAAKGVITRPDQLHISYCHSPPRWAWDLQNQYLSESKLHRSGPIATPKLFMARALLHYIRNWDVRSATGVDEFLSNSAYVGRRIFKTYRRKSTVLFPPVDTTFFSPGDEAQYGERGDFYVTASRFVPYKRIDLVVEAFKQMPDKRLVVIGDGPDRAKIQRIAEEADNIKLVGRVDGKQMLHYFRLAKAFVFAAEEDFGIVPVEAMACGTPVIAYGRGGVRESVVEGETGVFFDEQTPQAIADAVHAFEDNATIDHAVVRARAEQFSEANFREQLRAIVEGTWFYFCEHHGLPHRVLRNGSSVERVADASIHGSHDDEAPDYSRNGHVDPEKPEAGLKLPGDPD